A part of Macaca mulatta isolate MMU2019108-1 chromosome 12, T2T-MMU8v2.0, whole genome shotgun sequence genomic DNA contains:
- the DBI gene encoding acyl-CoA-binding protein isoform X3 has product MSQAEFEKAAEEVKRLKTKPADDEMLFIYGRYKQATVGDINTERPGMLDFTGKAKWDAWNELKGTTKEDAMKAYIDKVEELKKKYGI; this is encoded by the exons GCTGAGTTTGAGAAAGCTGCAGAGGAGGTTAAGCGCCTTAAGACCAAGCCAGCCGATGATGAGATGCTGTTCATCTATGGCCGCTACAAACAAGCAACCGTGGGCGACATAAATACAG AACGGCCCGGGATGTTGGACTTCACGGGCAAGGCCAAGTGGGATGCCTGGAATGAGCTGAAAG GGACTACCAAGGAAGATGCCATGAAAGCTTACATCGACAAAGTAGAAGAGCTAAAGAAAAAATACGGGATATGA
- the DBI gene encoding acyl-CoA-binding protein isoform X2, with amino-acid sequence MWGDLWPLPPASANPGTGTEAEFEKAAEEVKRLKTKPADDEMLFIYGRYKQATVGDINTERPGMLDFTGKAKWDAWNELKGTTKEDAMKAYIDKVEELKKKYGI; translated from the exons GACCTCTGGCCCCTCCCGCCTGCCTCTGCCAATCCGGGCACTGGGACAGAG GCTGAGTTTGAGAAAGCTGCAGAGGAGGTTAAGCGCCTTAAGACCAAGCCAGCCGATGATGAGATGCTGTTCATCTATGGCCGCTACAAACAAGCAACCGTGGGCGACATAAATACAG AACGGCCCGGGATGTTGGACTTCACGGGCAAGGCCAAGTGGGATGCCTGGAATGAGCTGAAAG GGACTACCAAGGAAGATGCCATGAAAGCTTACATCGACAAAGTAGAAGAGCTAAAGAAAAAATACGGGATATGA